In a genomic window of Halostella litorea:
- a CDS encoding IS5 family transposase, giving the protein MQPLPKSRLLRFVEEAFQLAQRAVARYSSKFSKQRYTLHQHIVLLCLKVRKNTTYRTLLDELIEMPRIRNAINLSELPAPSTLCKAFDRLDMAVWRVLLNLSVSLLPTNGVTGVDASGFDRSHASKHYTKRAKLTIQQLKVTLLVDSKVNAVLDLHVTTTRKHDSQIAPSLIKRNPETIDILLGDKGYDDQKIRRLARQHGIRPLIKHREFTSLHKAWNARLDADLYGQRSQSETVNSTLKRKYGAFVRSRRWWKQFRELALACIVHNLDKAI; this is encoded by the coding sequence ATGCAGCCCCTCCCAAAGTCTCGGTTGCTCCGATTTGTCGAGGAAGCATTTCAGTTAGCCCAACGTGCCGTAGCTCGGTACTCCTCGAAGTTCTCGAAACAACGCTATACGCTCCATCAGCACATCGTTCTCCTCTGTCTCAAAGTTCGGAAGAACACAACGTATCGCACACTCCTCGACGAACTCATCGAGATGCCCCGTATTCGGAACGCGATCAATCTCAGTGAACTCCCTGCGCCATCTACGCTATGCAAAGCGTTCGATAGACTCGATATGGCTGTCTGGCGAGTGCTGCTCAATCTCTCTGTTTCACTGCTTCCGACTAACGGTGTTACGGGGGTCGACGCCTCAGGGTTTGACCGCAGTCACGCCTCGAAGCACTACACGAAACGAGCCAAACTCACGATTCAGCAACTCAAAGTAACACTGCTGGTCGATTCCAAAGTGAACGCTGTCCTCGATTTACATGTGACGACGACACGAAAACACGATAGCCAGATCGCTCCGTCGTTGATCAAACGCAATCCCGAGACTATCGACATCCTGCTCGGGGACAAAGGTTACGACGACCAGAAAATTAGACGGCTTGCCCGTCAACACGGGATTCGTCCACTAATCAAGCATCGTGAGTTCACATCGCTTCACAAGGCATGGAATGCACGCTTAGACGCCGATCTCTACGGTCAACGGAGTCAATCAGAGACAGTCAACTCAACACTCAAGCGGAAGTACGGCGCATTCGTCCGGTCACGACGCTGGTGGAAGCAGTTCCGTGAACTCGCTCTTGCGTGTATCGTCCACAATCTTGACAAAGCAATCTAA
- a CDS encoding sensor histidine kinase, translated as MNNSLKKRISTEPENLIRNAIEHGGEDVTVTIGDHSGGFYVADDGPGIPPEDRERAFETGYSTASEGTGFGLSIVKQIAEAHGWEISLTTSKDGGLRIEISDIAEDE; from the coding sequence GTGAACAATTCTCTAAAGAAGAGGATTTCAACAGAGCCTGAGAACCTTATTCGGAACGCTATTGAGCATGGCGGGGAGGACGTTACGGTGACGATTGGCGACCATTCCGGCGGGTTCTATGTTGCCGACGACGGTCCGGGGATTCCGCCTGAGGACCGAGAGCGGGCGTTCGAAACCGGGTACTCAACCGCATCGGAGGGGACTGGGTTCGGCCTGAGTATCGTCAAGCAGATCGCCGAAGCCCACGGCTGGGAGATTAGCCTCACTACGAGCAAAGATGGCGGATTACGGATTGAGATCTCGGATATTGCAGAAGATGAGTAA
- a CDS encoding PKD domain-containing protein: MLGTAGTSAGQEASKASITFNDQTSNGISVIVEKIETDVEVRLVLRDQDSNVIGGPITFDAGTVVEDYEVKLTPQITETKTLSANLYESGGSNVARKTAEITVSDPAEMVSGMGPTFVEANPDAGFNYPYYLYAPSRPTDSDPGSILVQPNNSGQATDDFEVQRQSAQNRIEGGISRTVSERLTVPLLIPVFPRPQTDPVDWRHYVHALDRQTMQISDGPLKRVDLQLLRMVDHAQEMLSDQSYTVDDQILLNGFSAAGNFVDRFAVLHPDRVRSVTAGGLNGMAMLPLEEAKGHTLNFHIGIADVEELTGEPVDLDALNEVNQFLFMGGEDSNDTIPYDDAWSEEMREIALDVYGEKMVTERFPYCQSAYEQAGVDAQFKVYEGVAHSPRSALEDIIEFHQRSLDREDVSDFNQDLGFEPKINYTAEQPEVGESIEFDASSTEISLGQILAYTWEFPNGETAAGKTVTHRFEKPGQYGINLSVIDNNGRTVTTEATVSIGGDSKQTVSGTNDSSESTSEATTETDQQTSAGPRFTLPGVGLGVVVTSAAGGLYSLKNRLQD; encoded by the coding sequence ATGCTTGGGACTGCTGGTACGTCTGCTGGACAAGAAGCCTCGAAAGCGTCCATAACGTTCAACGACCAAACATCAAACGGCATTTCGGTCATAGTCGAAAAAATCGAAACTGATGTTGAGGTCCGGTTGGTTCTCAGAGACCAAGACTCGAATGTGATCGGCGGTCCGATTACATTTGATGCGGGAACGGTCGTTGAGGACTACGAAGTCAAGCTAACGCCCCAAATTACAGAAACGAAAACACTCTCAGCGAACCTCTATGAGTCGGGCGGATCTAATGTTGCGCGGAAAACAGCAGAGATCACTGTTAGTGATCCTGCAGAGATGGTCTCTGGAATGGGGCCCACGTTTGTCGAAGCAAACCCCGATGCTGGGTTCAATTACCCGTACTACCTCTACGCACCGTCTAGACCCACCGACAGCGATCCTGGGTCGATACTTGTTCAACCCAACAACAGCGGGCAAGCAACCGATGATTTCGAAGTTCAGAGACAGTCTGCTCAAAACCGAATTGAAGGAGGGATCTCACGAACGGTCAGTGAACGGCTAACTGTACCATTACTTATTCCTGTGTTCCCCCGACCGCAAACAGATCCGGTGGACTGGCGACACTACGTCCATGCGTTAGATCGTCAGACGATGCAAATTTCGGATGGCCCTCTCAAACGGGTTGATCTTCAACTCTTACGGATGGTGGATCATGCACAGGAGATGCTGTCCGATCAGTCCTACACCGTTGACGATCAAATTCTACTGAACGGGTTTTCTGCTGCAGGAAACTTTGTTGATCGCTTTGCTGTTCTTCATCCAGATCGTGTTCGGTCTGTCACTGCTGGCGGATTGAATGGGATGGCGATGCTTCCGCTTGAGGAAGCGAAGGGTCACACGTTGAATTTCCATATCGGAATCGCAGACGTTGAGGAACTCACCGGGGAGCCAGTGGACTTAGATGCGCTCAATGAAGTCAATCAGTTCCTCTTTATGGGCGGTGAAGATTCGAACGACACGATCCCGTACGATGATGCGTGGAGTGAGGAGATGCGGGAAATCGCTCTTGATGTTTATGGAGAGAAGATGGTTACGGAGCGATTCCCGTATTGTCAGTCTGCATACGAGCAAGCAGGCGTTGATGCACAGTTCAAAGTATACGAAGGAGTAGCCCATAGTCCTCGCTCAGCATTAGAGGATATCATTGAGTTCCATCAGCGGAGTCTTGATAGAGAAGATGTGAGTGACTTCAACCAAGATCTTGGCTTTGAGCCAAAAATCAACTATACAGCTGAGCAACCTGAGGTGGGAGAATCGATTGAGTTTGATGCGAGTTCTACAGAAATCAGTCTTGGACAAATCCTCGCGTACACATGGGAGTTCCCCAATGGCGAAACTGCGGCGGGTAAAACAGTAACACACCGATTTGAAAAACCAGGTCAATATGGCATCAATCTCAGTGTAATCGATAATAATGGACGGACAGTTACGACAGAAGCAACCGTTAGTATAGGAGGGGACTCTAAGCAAACGGTGTCTGGCACCAACGATTCGAGCGAATCTACTTCAGAAGCCACGACAGAAACGGACCAACAAACCTCTGCTGGTCCACGATTTACGTTACCTGGTGTCGGGCTGGGTGTCGTTGTAACAAGTGCTGCTGGAGGCCTCTACTCGCTCAAAAACCGGTTACAAGACTGA
- a CDS encoding PAS domain S-box protein: MSTQTPIRVLHVDDEPSFAEMVAEFLEREDNQLEITTATSVADGLTRLEATQFDCIVSDYDMPERNGIEFLNTVRNKHPDLPFILFTGKGSEEIASDAISAGVTDYLQKEGGTGQYTLLAHRITNAVAQYRSKQEIEASQERLSLFFDQSPLGAIEWTEEFDIARINETAAEILGYDEDELVGDSWTRLIPESEHDDVAEVFSDLLTDPAAYDVEQETVTKDGERIVCEWHHRVVRDELGDVVTMFSKFQDVTDRVERQQKLAKERAFTEQALDTLDDVFYVVDADGSLTRWNERVGEITGYSDVELDGQNAHKLFPEDEHAKINDAITRAIDEGDATVEADVLTASGERIPYELTGKRLTDPAGEFLGLVGVGRDLSERKEREAELKFVHDLLDRTERIADVGGWEIDTGTDEVFWTDHLFEMLGVEYGEAPALEEALDVYLEEDRARVASAIEDAVAAGESFDVEARFERADGEIRWFRIQGEPVLEDGEVVTVRGAVQDITDHKERERKLSQARQEYEELFNGMNDTGWVVDPDGSILAVNDAAVKRLGYSREELQSMTPHDFDAATPDEEISRLIAEMPEDEVQVFETVHETKTGEEIPVEISSSLITYQGQTAVLSIGRDISDRKQREQQLEQFASIVSHDLRNPLNVAQGNLELAQEECDSDFLDTVAQAHERMQRLIADLLTLAREGDQVSDMKVVDLAALAERCWQTVATGDATLQVETDLQLRADRSRLKQLLENRLC; this comes from the coding sequence ATGTCTACACAAACCCCGATTCGTGTCCTTCACGTTGATGATGAACCCAGCTTCGCGGAGATGGTTGCGGAGTTCCTTGAACGGGAAGACAACCAGCTTGAGATCACGACGGCGACAAGCGTGGCCGACGGCCTGACACGTCTTGAAGCGACCCAGTTCGACTGTATCGTCTCCGATTACGATATGCCCGAGAGGAACGGCATTGAGTTTCTCAACACCGTTCGTAACAAGCATCCTGACCTCCCGTTCATCCTCTTCACGGGGAAGGGCAGCGAAGAGATCGCCAGTGATGCGATCTCTGCCGGCGTCACCGACTACCTCCAGAAGGAAGGCGGCACTGGCCAGTACACGCTACTCGCCCACCGTATCACAAACGCAGTCGCACAGTACCGGTCTAAACAGGAAATCGAAGCCAGTCAGGAACGACTCTCGCTATTTTTCGATCAGTCACCGCTTGGAGCCATTGAATGGACAGAGGAGTTTGACATCGCCCGCATCAACGAAACAGCAGCGGAGATCCTTGGCTACGACGAAGATGAACTCGTCGGCGATTCGTGGACTCGGCTTATTCCGGAGTCCGAGCATGACGATGTTGCCGAGGTGTTCTCTGACTTGCTTACCGACCCGGCGGCCTACGACGTTGAACAAGAAACGGTCACGAAGGACGGCGAGCGGATTGTCTGTGAGTGGCATCACCGTGTCGTCAGAGACGAGCTCGGGGATGTCGTGACGATGTTCTCGAAGTTTCAGGACGTCACAGATCGTGTCGAACGTCAGCAGAAGCTCGCCAAGGAGCGTGCGTTCACTGAGCAGGCGCTTGATACGCTGGACGACGTGTTCTACGTGGTCGATGCTGATGGCTCGCTCACGCGGTGGAACGAACGGGTTGGTGAAATCACCGGCTACTCCGATGTCGAACTGGACGGCCAGAACGCACACAAACTGTTTCCCGAAGATGAACACGCCAAGATCAATGACGCGATCACAAGGGCCATCGATGAGGGGGATGCTACGGTTGAAGCTGATGTGCTGACAGCGTCTGGTGAGCGAATTCCGTATGAACTCACGGGAAAACGACTGACTGATCCTGCGGGGGAGTTTCTCGGACTCGTCGGGGTCGGTCGGGATCTTTCGGAACGGAAAGAGCGGGAAGCGGAACTGAAGTTCGTTCACGACTTGCTGGATCGGACGGAACGTATTGCTGACGTGGGCGGCTGGGAGATTGATACGGGGACAGACGAGGTATTTTGGACGGACCACCTCTTCGAGATGCTTGGAGTCGAATACGGGGAGGCACCGGCGCTTGAGGAAGCACTGGATGTGTATCTTGAGGAGGATCGGGCTCGTGTGGCGTCTGCAATCGAAGATGCAGTTGCCGCGGGTGAGTCGTTCGATGTGGAAGCTCGGTTCGAGCGTGCGGACGGGGAGATTCGGTGGTTCCGCATTCAAGGTGAACCCGTGCTGGAGGACGGGGAGGTTGTGACGGTTCGTGGGGCAGTCCAGGATATTACGGACCACAAGGAGCGTGAGCGGAAGCTATCGCAGGCTCGCCAGGAGTACGAGGAGTTGTTCAACGGGATGAACGACACCGGATGGGTGGTGGATCCCGATGGGTCGATTCTCGCCGTAAACGATGCCGCTGTCAAGAGGTTAGGCTACTCTCGGGAGGAGTTGCAGTCGATGACACCGCATGACTTCGACGCGGCGACCCCGGATGAGGAGATCAGCCGGCTGATTGCGGAGATGCCCGAAGACGAAGTCCAGGTGTTCGAGACGGTCCACGAGACGAAGACAGGAGAGGAAATCCCGGTGGAAATCAGTTCGAGCCTGATTACGTATCAGGGCCAGACAGCGGTGTTGAGTATCGGCCGCGACATCTCCGACCGAAAGCAGCGCGAACAACAACTGGAGCAGTTCGCCTCAATTGTGAGCCACGACCTCCGGAATCCACTGAACGTGGCGCAGGGGAACCTCGAACTCGCGCAAGAAGAGTGCGACAGTGACTTCCTGGACACAGTTGCGCAGGCCCACGAGCGGATGCAGCGGTTGATCGCTGACCTGCTCACCCTCGCACGCGAGGGGGATCAAGTGAGTGACATGAAGGTTGTTGATCTCGCAGCGCTTGCAGAGCGGTGTTGGCAGACGGTTGCGACGGGTGACGCGACCCTGCAGGTCGAAACCGACCTGCAACTCCGTGCGGATCGGAGTCGCCTGAAGCAGCTTCTTGAGAACCGGCTCTGTTGA
- a CDS encoding DEAD/DEAH box helicase, giving the protein MTDFEVGDHVKFAGGQGEITKIEERPNGGQLLHVYTTEGELRKLPSGLPHIERIDSIVDRLAARQIDSPIHHDLRERATRLDLAYRYDRFLSLTNNRIEIEPYQVQAAYEILNSYDHRYLIGDEVGLGKTIEAGIVIEELIARGRAQRVLIVAPAPLTVQWQEEMREKFDRNFVIYDRETVENHRQSHPNQNVWEQEDLIITSIDFAKQTNDDPESDRVSVRDALDNLNESWDVAVFDEAHHLTARRGSDDSIERTQRYTVGEAVAENSDALLLMTGTPHKGKSDQFYFLVSLLDPYRFSHESQINPDALDDLMIRRLKDDMHDTDGTRMFPEKNIEALGVDMSRAERKLYDDVTEYIREYYNLAQQEENQAAGFTMVIYQKRLVSSIYAIQKSLENRMRAIQNDAVAEDLPDDVQELIPRYSTEPETLTDTERERVEEALETVTVTLNQSQIQEELDRVKQLWQQAKSIETDSKAQMLKQFVGRILSNDPEEKILIFTEYTDTLEYLRDRVFDDHDIAQVYGDLDQDRRREEMEKFENEANLMLATDAAQEGLNLQFAHIMVNYDLPWNPIRIDQRMGRLHRYGQERTVEIRNLFFKNTRESEILNLLVEKTNQIESDLGMRSDVLGRVLEDVDLDDTIMAAIAENRPTDEIVGDIEKTIEERKEALQTVENEFLIRDRFDLSDEDEEILEVIERSQHGDVSEDDIEILVREFFNEFSGNIRGVRPGPARSGGDVFQLDVPDVLSGDQVSSQYDRATFTREVAMEQDDVDFIALDHPLVQSLIEFCLDSTRIQGQVAVKVAEDGEPGPGVLFNYRLGYVSGAGEAVTEKLVPLYVTSGGDVSTTKPEIADTLPPEEVSTDETLDQLALQVSDLHEIAEMEAWEQVESFAEEAREEREREMEIKRQHAERHFEEEISEWEERLETYEQQDERGKDMSAPIGNAKRQLESLRRERDEELARLEEEKHVTPEEPELVTAALILESLSQNR; this is encoded by the coding sequence ATGACTGATTTCGAGGTCGGTGACCACGTCAAGTTCGCCGGTGGGCAGGGCGAAATCACGAAGATTGAAGAGCGCCCGAACGGAGGCCAACTCCTCCACGTCTACACCACGGAGGGGGAACTTCGGAAACTCCCGAGTGGCCTGCCCCACATTGAGCGGATCGACTCGATCGTTGACCGGCTCGCAGCCCGACAGATCGATTCGCCCATCCACCACGACCTCCGGGAGCGTGCGACCCGCCTCGATCTCGCGTACCGATACGACCGGTTCCTGTCGCTGACGAACAACCGTATCGAGATCGAACCGTACCAGGTTCAGGCCGCCTATGAAATCCTGAACTCGTACGACCACCGCTACCTCATCGGCGACGAAGTCGGCCTCGGGAAGACAATCGAAGCCGGCATCGTTATTGAGGAACTCATCGCGCGCGGGCGCGCCCAGCGGGTGCTTATCGTCGCACCAGCGCCACTCACGGTGCAGTGGCAAGAAGAGATGCGCGAGAAGTTCGACCGCAACTTCGTCATTTACGACCGCGAGACTGTAGAAAACCACCGGCAGTCCCACCCAAACCAGAACGTCTGGGAGCAAGAGGACCTCATCATCACCTCGATCGATTTCGCTAAGCAAACGAACGACGATCCTGAGTCGGACCGGGTCTCAGTTCGTGATGCGCTCGATAACCTTAACGAATCTTGGGATGTCGCCGTCTTTGACGAGGCCCACCACCTGACTGCTCGCCGGGGAAGCGACGACTCCATCGAACGTACCCAGCGTTACACTGTCGGTGAAGCTGTCGCCGAAAACTCCGACGCGCTCCTGTTGATGACCGGGACGCCTCACAAAGGGAAGTCCGACCAGTTCTACTTCCTCGTGAGTTTGCTCGATCCATATCGCTTCAGCCACGAGTCACAGATCAATCCCGACGCACTGGATGATCTGATGATTCGCCGGCTGAAGGACGACATGCACGACACCGACGGGACGCGAATGTTCCCCGAGAAGAACATCGAAGCGCTCGGTGTGGATATGTCCCGGGCTGAGCGGAAGCTCTACGACGACGTCACTGAGTACATCCGCGAGTACTACAACCTCGCTCAACAGGAGGAGAACCAAGCCGCGGGGTTCACGATGGTCATTTATCAGAAGCGGCTGGTCTCCAGCATCTACGCGATTCAGAAGTCTCTGGAGAACCGAATGCGTGCCATCCAGAACGACGCTGTTGCCGAAGATCTTCCCGACGACGTCCAGGAGCTGATCCCTCGGTATAGCACCGAACCCGAGACACTGACCGACACCGAGCGTGAGCGCGTCGAAGAGGCGCTGGAAACGGTCACAGTCACGCTGAACCAATCACAGATACAGGAAGAGCTAGACCGGGTGAAGCAACTCTGGCAGCAGGCCAAGAGCATTGAGACCGATTCGAAGGCCCAGATGCTCAAGCAGTTTGTCGGTCGGATCCTGTCCAACGACCCTGAGGAGAAGATACTCATCTTCACCGAGTACACGGACACGCTCGAATACCTCCGAGACAGGGTGTTCGACGATCACGATATCGCCCAAGTCTACGGAGACTTAGACCAAGATCGACGGCGGGAGGAAATGGAGAAATTCGAGAATGAAGCCAACCTGATGCTCGCCACCGACGCGGCACAAGAGGGCCTCAACCTCCAGTTCGCCCACATTATGGTCAACTATGACCTCCCGTGGAACCCGATCCGCATCGACCAACGAATGGGTCGTCTTCACCGCTACGGGCAGGAACGAACCGTAGAGATACGGAACCTGTTCTTCAAGAACACCCGGGAGAGCGAAATTCTGAATCTGCTGGTTGAGAAGACGAACCAGATTGAATCTGACCTTGGAATGCGTTCCGACGTCCTCGGCCGTGTTCTGGAAGATGTTGATCTCGATGACACCATTATGGCCGCCATCGCGGAGAACCGGCCGACCGACGAAATTGTAGGGGATATCGAGAAGACGATCGAGGAGCGAAAGGAGGCACTTCAAACGGTTGAGAACGAGTTCCTGATCCGCGATCGATTCGATCTCTCTGATGAAGACGAAGAGATCTTGGAGGTCATCGAACGCAGTCAACACGGCGACGTCAGCGAAGACGACATCGAGATACTGGTCCGAGAGTTCTTCAACGAGTTCAGCGGTAACATCCGCGGTGTCCGTCCCGGTCCTGCTCGCTCAGGCGGTGACGTCTTCCAACTTGACGTGCCAGATGTACTCTCTGGTGATCAGGTCAGTAGTCAGTATGACCGAGCAACGTTTACCCGCGAGGTGGCGATGGAACAGGACGATGTCGATTTCATCGCTCTTGACCACCCGCTCGTTCAATCACTCATCGAATTCTGCCTTGACTCGACCCGTATCCAGGGACAGGTCGCTGTCAAAGTCGCAGAAGATGGTGAGCCAGGACCCGGTGTTCTCTTCAACTACCGTCTTGGGTACGTGTCTGGTGCCGGTGAAGCGGTAACCGAGAAGCTGGTCCCATTGTATGTGACTTCAGGTGGGGATGTTTCGACGACGAAGCCCGAGATCGCTGATACCCTCCCTCCAGAAGAGGTCTCCACCGATGAAACGCTGGATCAGCTGGCGTTACAGGTATCGGACTTACACGAGATTGCCGAGATGGAGGCGTGGGAGCAGGTTGAGTCGTTTGCTGAGGAAGCGAGAGAAGAACGGGAACGCGAGATGGAAATTAAACGCCAGCATGCTGAACGTCACTTCGAAGAGGAGATCAGCGAGTGGGAAGAGCGCTTAGAGACGTACGAACAGCAGGATGAACGAGGAAAGGATATGTCGGCACCGATCGGAAACGCGAAACGCCAATTGGAATCCCTTCGGCGTGAACGTGACGAAGAATTAGCTCGGTTAGAGGAGGAGAAGCACGTAACACCTGAAGAACCCGAACTGGTGACAGCAGCACTGATACTCGAATCATTATCCCAGAACCGATGA
- a CDS encoding DUF7386 family protein yields MATDRTSLKLTDERKILFDKASEIVSDGPDDDPPRSDVIDAALTHLIESEENLQNVRDRYPPQTVKDCSNTSVLQLYYRTSIESKWR; encoded by the coding sequence ATGGCAACCGACCGAACTAGTCTGAAGCTGACCGACGAACGGAAGATCCTCTTCGACAAGGCGAGCGAGATTGTCTCCGATGGACCAGACGATGACCCGCCGCGGAGTGACGTCATCGACGCAGCGCTGACGCACCTCATTGAGAGCGAGGAGAATCTTCAGAATGTCCGTGACCGCTACCCGCCACAGACGGTGAAGGACTGCTCTAACACGTCTGTACTCCAGTTGTACTACCGGACCAGTATCGAATCAAAGTGGCGGTGA
- a CDS encoding helix-turn-helix transcriptional regulator, with the protein MIGAEGEQLRDVLSKRYRIVEALSESRKTKPELVDDLESSRSTINRAIKELLDVKCVEAAQPAGQQFRLTAAGQAALQFHRDYRMETEQVQTNTTLLNTLPSDSLDKAFLADADIYSSVRTPDVAHQPGTELLEEANRMIGTASVVQREYFTNFIERLQEGDFELELILENNLVEAIEQNYENEFDSLLGFNTVQIYVADEPFPYALWLTEQGTREYAGITLYENGGVNGTIVNDTDSAITWAKTQYSEYRESASELKRSI; encoded by the coding sequence ATGATTGGTGCTGAGGGGGAGCAGCTGCGTGATGTCCTTTCAAAGCGGTACCGGATCGTCGAAGCGCTTTCTGAGAGCCGAAAAACGAAACCAGAACTTGTAGATGATCTTGAGTCTTCTCGCTCAACGATCAACCGAGCGATCAAAGAGCTTCTTGATGTCAAGTGTGTTGAAGCAGCCCAACCAGCAGGACAGCAGTTCCGACTGACAGCGGCAGGACAGGCAGCTCTTCAATTCCACCGAGATTATCGAATGGAAACTGAGCAAGTTCAAACCAACACCACATTATTAAACACCTTGCCTTCAGATTCGCTGGATAAAGCATTCCTCGCCGATGCGGATATCTATTCGTCAGTCCGCACTCCAGATGTTGCTCATCAGCCCGGTACGGAATTATTGGAGGAGGCAAACAGAATGATTGGAACTGCCTCTGTTGTCCAACGCGAATATTTTACCAACTTTATTGAACGTCTACAAGAAGGAGACTTCGAATTGGAGCTAATTCTTGAAAACAATCTTGTCGAAGCTATAGAACAGAACTATGAGAACGAATTTGACTCTCTTCTAGGATTCAACACGGTCCAGATATATGTCGCTGATGAACCGTTTCCCTACGCGCTCTGGCTGACCGAACAAGGGACACGCGAATACGCAGGAATCACACTGTACGAAAACGGTGGAGTAAATGGTACAATTGTCAACGACACTGATTCTGCTATCACGTGGGCGAAGACCCAGTACTCTGAGTACCGAGAATCAGCATCGGAACTAAAACGTTCTATCTGA
- the trmY gene encoding tRNA (pseudouridine(54)-N(1))-methyltransferase TrmY, with the protein MRQFIVLGHDAPTTADFPLDDIAGGAGRLDVLCRCVNSAFFLSHDIRESVRVHLVLADEFTVTFDGADLRRLNPDERSTAALVRGALDEREEAIGHMPVETSPGVSLTRRGFEPVLEDVASESTVVQLHEDGDPVVDVAPPADPAFVLSDHHDFEPAEADLLADAADHRVRLGPERLHADHAITVAHNYLDTGGFAEY; encoded by the coding sequence ATGCGCCAGTTCATCGTGCTCGGCCACGACGCGCCGACGACGGCCGACTTCCCGCTCGACGACATCGCCGGCGGCGCGGGCCGCCTCGACGTGCTCTGTCGCTGCGTCAACAGCGCCTTCTTCCTCTCCCACGACATCCGGGAGTCGGTCCGCGTCCACCTCGTGCTGGCCGACGAGTTCACCGTCACCTTCGACGGGGCCGACCTCCGGCGGCTCAACCCCGACGAGCGCTCCACCGCGGCGCTGGTCCGCGGCGCGCTGGACGAGCGCGAGGAAGCGATCGGCCACATGCCGGTCGAGACCAGCCCCGGCGTCTCGCTCACCCGCCGCGGGTTCGAGCCGGTACTGGAGGACGTGGCGAGCGAGAGCACGGTCGTCCAGCTCCACGAGGACGGCGACCCCGTCGTCGACGTCGCGCCGCCCGCCGACCCCGCGTTCGTCCTCTCGGACCACCACGACTTCGAACCCGCGGAGGCGGACCTGCTCGCCGACGCCGCCGACCACCGCGTCCGCCTCGGCCCCGAGCGCCTCCACGCCGACCACGCGATCACCGTCGCGCACAACTACCTCGACACCGGCGGCTTCGCCGAGTACTGA